TGTCGAGGACGTATCGTTTGCGGTAAAGCCGGGCGAGCTGTTTGGGCTGATTGGGCCGGATGGGGCGGGCAAAACCAGCATTTTCCGCATCCTGACTACGCTGTTGCTCGCCGACTCGGGCACGGCCACGGTGGCCGCACACGACGTGCGCACCGACTATCAGGCTATCCGCAACACGGTGGGCTACATGCCGGGCCGGTTCTCACTCTACCAGGACCTAACGGTGCAGGAAAACCTGAACTTCTTCGCCACGCTGTTCGACACGACCATCGCGGCCAACTACGCGCTGATTAAGGACATCTATGAGCAGATTGAGCCGTTTCGGGACCGGCGGGCGGGCAAGCTCTCGGGCGGCATGAAGCAGAAGCTGGCCTTGTGCTGCGCCCTGATTCACAAGCCCACCGTCCTGTTTTTAGACGAGCCCACCACGGGCGTCGATGCGGTGTCGCGCAAGGAATTCTGGGCTATGCTCGGGCAGCTCCGGCAGCAGAGCATCACCATCCTGGTTTCGACGCCCTACATGGACGAAGCCACGCTATGCGAGCGGATTGCGCTGCTGCAGGGCGGCAAAATCCTGTCCATCGACACGCCTGATAACATCGTCCGGGCGTATCCGCACCCCCTTTACGCGGTGAAAACCGATGCCGTGCATTCCCTGCTCCACGACCTGCGGGCCTACGCGCCGGTGCTCAGCAGCTACGCGTTTGGGGAGTTTGTGCACGTGGCGTTCCGGCAAAATCAGCCCAATAACGACGCGGCGCTGCGCGACTACCTCCGCGCCCGGCAGCACACGGGCATCGTGGTAAAGCCGATTGAGCCCACCATCGAAGACCGATTTATTGAGCTGATGACGGCCAACCCCACCGCTGCGCATGGAAACTAACCCTGGCCCGGCCATCAGCTGCCACGAGCTGAGCAAGCATTTCGACGGCTTTCGGGCCGTGGACAGGATTTCGTTTGAGGTCGCACCGGGTGAAATATTCGGCTTTCTGGGGGCAAACGGGGCGGGCAAAACCACGGCCATGCGCATGCTCTGTGGCCTCTCCTACCCTACTTCGGGCCAGGCCACGGTGGCGGGGTTCGACGTATACCGGCAGCAGGAGCAAATCAAGCAGAACATCGGCTACATGAGCCAGAAGTTCTCGCTTTATGAGGACCTGACAGTGCTGGAAAACATCGAGTTTTTCGGCGGCATCTACGGCCTCCCCGACCAGCAGCTGCGCACCAAAAGCGAGGAGCTGGTAACGACGCTGGGGCTGCAAAGCGAAGCCAAAAAGCTGGTCCGCGACCTGCCGTTGGGCTGGAAGCAGAAGCTGGCTTTCTCGGTAGCCATCCTCCACGACCCCAAAATCGTGTTTCTCGACGAGCCCACCGGCGGCGTGGACCCCGTCACGCGCCGGCAGTTCTGGGAGCTCATCTACGCCGCGGCCGACCGGGGTATCACCGCCTTCGTGACCACTCACTACATGGACGAGGCCGAGTATTGCTCGCGCGTTTGCATCATGGTCGACGGCCGCGTGGAAGCCCTGAACTCGCCCGCCCACCTGAAGCAGCAGTTCCACACCGACACCATGGACGACGTGTTTTACCAATTGGCGCGGGGCGCGCAGCGGGGAGAATAGGGCTAGTCACAATAAAGAAGAACGTCATGCTGAGCTTGTCGAAGCATCTCTACCACGCAAGTAACCCCAATCGCCTGCCCGTTAATCGCCTGTCATGCTGACGCAGGAAGCATCTTATCAAGTCAGCACAAATCGTTCCGCGGCGATAAGATGCTTCGCTGCGCTCTGCATGACAGACGATTGAGTCACTATCCTAAGCGAGTTGCCTAGCACCGCTCAGCCGGAAGCCCTGATTTAACCCATGAAACAGCTGCTCGTCTTCATTCGCAAGGAGTTTTACCACGTCTTCCGGGACCGGCGCACCTTGCTCATTCTCTTCGGCTTGCCCACGGCGCAGATTCTGCTCTTCGGCTTTGCCCTGAGCAGCGAGGTGAAGAACATCAACCTGGCCGCAGTGGACTTTGCCCACGACCAGGCGTCGCAGCAGATTATTGGCAAGCTGCAGGCCAGCCGCTACTTCCACCTGCAGCAGGCGCCGTTGAGCTACGCGGCCATGGAAACGGCTTTCCGGCAGGGCAAAATCAAGGCCGCGCTGGTGTTCCCGGCCCATTTCAGCGCCGACCTGGGGCACACTGGGCGCGGCCAGCTGCAAATCGTGGCCGACGGCTCCGACCCCAACACGGCCTCCACCATTACCACTTACCTCACGGCCATTGTGGGCGACTACCAGCGCCAGCTCAACCAGGCCGCGGGCGCCCTGCCCTTCCAGATTGTGCCCGAAACGCGCCTGCTCTACAACCCCGAAATGAACGGCTCGCTCAACTTCATTCCGGGCGTGCTGGCGCTGGTGCTCATGATAGTCTGCACCACGCTCACGTCGGTGTCTATTGTGCGCGAAAAAGAGCGGGGCACCATGGAAGTGCTGCTCGTGTCGCCCTTCCGCCCGCTGCTGGTGCTCATCGCCAAGGCCGTGCCTTACCTGGTGCTTTCCCTGCTCGATTTCACCCTGATTATGCTGCTGTCGGTGTTTGTGCTGGACGTGGAAATCCGCGGCAGCGTGGTGCTGCTTTATGGCGTGAGCACGGTATTTATCGTCGCCTGCCTGTCGCTGGGGCTGCTGATTTCCAACATCACGGCCTCGCAGCAGGTGGCCATGCTGGTCTCGATGATGGGCATGATGCTGCCCACGCTGCTGTTCACCGGCTTCATGTTTCCCCTCGAAAACTTACCCTGCCCGCTGCGCCTCGTGCCCAACCTGCTGCCCTCGCACTGGTACTACCTCATCGTGAAAGCCGTGATGCTGAAGGGGCTGGGCTTTGGGGCCGTATGGCGGGAAACCGTGATTCTGCTGGGCATGTCGGTGGCCCTACTGGGCATCAGTTTGCGCAACTTTAACATCCGTCTGGCATGAGAATCCTGCTGTTTCTGCTGCGCAAGGAGTTCCGCCAGATGTTCCGCGACCGGAGCATCCTGGCCCTGATTTTCCTGATGCCCACTGTGCAGCTCCTCATCCTGCCCCAGGCCGCCAACTACGACGTCAAGAACATCAACCTGGCCCTCGTCGACCACGACCACAGCAGCTACTCCCGCGAGCTGACGCGCAACATCACGTCCTCGGGCTACTTCCGCCTGGTCGGGGCCAGCGCCTCATACCAGGAAGCCTTGCACCTTATTGAGGACAGCCAGGCCGACATCGTGCTGGAAATCCCGCGCGGCTTCGAGCGCAACCTCGTGCGCGAAGGCACGCAGCAGGTGGCCGTGGCCGTCGATGCCATCAACGGCACCCGGGCCGCGCTGGGCGGCGCCTACCTCACGCGCATTATCTCCGACTACAATAGCGATGTGCGCCTGCAGTGGCTCGGGCCGGGGCCCGCGCGCGGCGCGACGGTTATCGACGTGGCTGCTATTAACTGGTACAATCCGTTGGGGCGCTACTACGTGTTTATGGTGCCGGCCATCCTGGTGCTGCTGCTCACGCTGGTGGGCGGCTTCCTGTCGGCCCTCAACATTGTGCGGGAAAAGGAGCTCGGCACCATCGAGCAGCTCAACGTGTCGCCCATCAAAAAATGGCAGTTCATTTTGGGCAAGATGATTCCGTTCTGGCTGCTGGGGCTGCTGGTGTTCACCATCGGGCTGCTCATTGCGCGCGGGGTCTACGGCATCGTACCGGTGGGCAGCCTGGGCACGCTCTACCTGTTTGCCGCGGTGTACCTGGTGGCGATTTTGGGCTTTGGCCTGCTGATTTCCACCTACAGCGAAAACCAGCTGCAGGCCATGTTCGTGGCCTTCTTCTTCATCATGATTTTCACGTTGATGAGCGGCCTGTTCACTTCCCTCGACAGCATGCCCGCCTGGGCCCGCGTCCTGGCCAACCTCATCCCCCTCACCCACTTCATCGAAGTAGTCCGCCTGATTATCCTGAAGGGCAGCGGCCTGGCGGAGGTATCGCGCCAGCTGGGCTACGAAGCCCTTTTCGCCGTTGTGCTCAACACCTGGGCCATCCTGAACTACCGCAAAACCACCTAGCTGCCGCTGCGCTACCGCAAACCCACCTAACGGTTCTTGGCAAGCGGCGTCGCAATGGTGAGTAGAAAGACCGATTCTTCCCGGGCCGTGACACTGTGCGGAATACCGGCATGCAGCGACACCATCTGGCCCTCGGTTAGCTCGGCTGTTTGCTGCTCGGTGTGGAAGGTGACGTGCCCTTCCACCACCTGCACGGAAATGGGGCCCGGGGCGGTGTGCTCCTTGAGCTGCGCGCCGGGCTGCAAGGCGAGGAGCA
This region of Hymenobacter sedentarius genomic DNA includes:
- a CDS encoding ABC transporter permease, with product MKQLLVFIRKEFYHVFRDRRTLLILFGLPTAQILLFGFALSSEVKNINLAAVDFAHDQASQQIIGKLQASRYFHLQQAPLSYAAMETAFRQGKIKAALVFPAHFSADLGHTGRGQLQIVADGSDPNTASTITTYLTAIVGDYQRQLNQAAGALPFQIVPETRLLYNPEMNGSLNFIPGVLALVLMIVCTTLTSVSIVREKERGTMEVLLVSPFRPLLVLIAKAVPYLVLSLLDFTLIMLLSVFVLDVEIRGSVVLLYGVSTVFIVACLSLGLLISNITASQQVAMLVSMMGMMLPTLLFTGFMFPLENLPCPLRLVPNLLPSHWYYLIVKAVMLKGLGFGAVWRETVILLGMSVALLGISLRNFNIRLA
- a CDS encoding ABC transporter ATP-binding protein, which gives rise to METNPGPAISCHELSKHFDGFRAVDRISFEVAPGEIFGFLGANGAGKTTAMRMLCGLSYPTSGQATVAGFDVYRQQEQIKQNIGYMSQKFSLYEDLTVLENIEFFGGIYGLPDQQLRTKSEELVTTLGLQSEAKKLVRDLPLGWKQKLAFSVAILHDPKIVFLDEPTGGVDPVTRRQFWELIYAAADRGITAFVTTHYMDEAEYCSRVCIMVDGRVEALNSPAHLKQQFHTDTMDDVFYQLARGAQRGE
- a CDS encoding ABC transporter permease produces the protein MRILLFLLRKEFRQMFRDRSILALIFLMPTVQLLILPQAANYDVKNINLALVDHDHSSYSRELTRNITSSGYFRLVGASASYQEALHLIEDSQADIVLEIPRGFERNLVREGTQQVAVAVDAINGTRAALGGAYLTRIISDYNSDVRLQWLGPGPARGATVIDVAAINWYNPLGRYYVFMVPAILVLLLTLVGGFLSALNIVREKELGTIEQLNVSPIKKWQFILGKMIPFWLLGLLVFTIGLLIARGVYGIVPVGSLGTLYLFAAVYLVAILGFGLLISTYSENQLQAMFVAFFFIMIFTLMSGLFTSLDSMPAWARVLANLIPLTHFIEVVRLIILKGSGLAEVSRQLGYEALFAVVLNTWAILNYRKTT
- a CDS encoding ABC transporter ATP-binding protein — protein: MDAVTLEHITKTYEKGTVRAVEDVSFAVKPGELFGLIGPDGAGKTSIFRILTTLLLADSGTATVAAHDVRTDYQAIRNTVGYMPGRFSLYQDLTVQENLNFFATLFDTTIAANYALIKDIYEQIEPFRDRRAGKLSGGMKQKLALCCALIHKPTVLFLDEPTTGVDAVSRKEFWAMLGQLRQQSITILVSTPYMDEATLCERIALLQGGKILSIDTPDNIVRAYPHPLYAVKTDAVHSLLHDLRAYAPVLSSYAFGEFVHVAFRQNQPNNDAALRDYLRARQHTGIVVKPIEPTIEDRFIELMTANPTAAHGN